ATAAATCAAATCAATACAGGGAGCAGGTTATGCAAAATCATTATCATTATTCGAATAACAGGAATTCGACTGTCGTAGCTTTTGCTAGAGGCGATGTGAATGGTGACAAGATTCCAGACGCAGTGTATGTTACTGGCATGAAAGAATCAGATGTTTCGATCATTAAAAACTTGACGCTTGTCATCCAGGACGGAGCAACAGGAAACCTCACGCAGGTTCCGCTTAATGAAAATATGGGGTATCATCCGACTCTGTTTCTCGGTGATTTTACTGGAGATGGAGTAAGGGATATATTGATCACCATAGCTACAGGGGGCAGCGGGGGGACAACTTACAATTATGTTTATACATTTGTTCATAACAATCTGCGCTTGTTATTCGATTCGGATGTCTATAACCAAATGTATCAATATGGGGTTACCTATAAAGATGACTACAAGGTTGAAGTGTTCAGCAGCCTAAACAACACAAAATATCTTATTGATTTGACTCTGAGAGAGCCGGAATATTTGAATGAGATATACGATACAAACGGGAAGCTTAAGTCAGCGGTCAATGGATGGGTGGATCCAATAAGCGGTTTATATCCAATCGACTTTGATTCCAATAAAATATATGAACTTTTGGCCTATCAGAAGATTTCAGGAAGATATCACGCTGATTCATTGGGCTTTATCCAGAATAGACTAAAATGGAACGGCTCCAGGTTCGTATTGGATTATCAAGATTTGGCGATTTTTGGTTCTCAAGTTGAGTAAACGGTGATAATCCATTTCAGAAATTTTGTTGCGGCTGATAGGCTTGTATATCGCTCTAAAAATGCCCGGCATCTACTTCATTCAATGCTGGGCAACCGACTTTTCAGAAGAGAAAATAATTCCTAACCGATATGTCGAATATCGTCAATTCTGGTAGAATGAAAATATAGCCGATATGACTCTTGCAAATATTGTTGAAACTCGTCATATTGGAGATAGGAGGTGCGATATGAGACACGATATACAACCGAATGAACAGGCATTCTCAACAAAAGAAGTGGCAGAAGCTGTTGGGATTGCAACCCCTACAGTTCGAAAGTACGGCCAAATCCTGGAGCGGAATGGATATGAGTTTTTGAAGGATGGCGACCGGAGGATTTTTGTCCAATCCGATATTAGTGCGCTTATAGCGCTGCGCGATACGGACAAGCCATTGGACGATACTGCTAAAGACCTTGTTGCCGAGCAAAAGGAGAGGCTGGATGAATCGGGCAGTACAGAGGTTGCAATCAACGATACATATGGGAATAACTTACCGCAGGATCCCGACCAATTAAAGGAGGTATTGCTTTTTGTGGTCAATGAACTGGCTGCCGCGCGTGAAATGAATATTCAGTTGAAAAACGATATGGCCCAGATGAAGACTAGTGTTTCCCAGCTTCAGCAGGATCATCATGTGATTAGTTCCAGTATCGGAAATTCTGCACAAAGAACAAATGCGAAAATTGAAAGATTACTTGAACAGCAAAATGCCCATTACGAAGACTTGCTTCAGCAGGAGAGAGAGAGAAGTGAGCTCCTGCAAAAAGAGATTCAGAAAATGCGGGAAGAGCAAAAGGATGAGTGGAACTCCCAGAGTGATTTTAACAAACGTCTGGAAGAGGAAATCAAGAATAGAAAATGGGGATGGCTAACAGCAATATTCCGGAAATAAGGTACATGCAAGTCCTGGTAAAGGATCTTGCTGCCCTATATGAAATCGAGCACACTGATGGTGTTTGTGCCGTGTTTTAGACAGAATTATTGTATATCGCCTGACGATACGCAATACAAAAACCTTTCAAACTGCCTCCGGAAAAAAGTCAGGTATTGTTCACCCCAACTTCAAAATCCAACAATTTCCCGAGAAATATCTACAATTTATGATTGGCGTTCGACAATATATCAGCACACATGAAAGGACATGGAGTCAATGTCTTTTGAGCGCTAATCTATGAATACATAATAAAACCCCTATGGAGAAGTATAATCCATAGGGGTTTTATCTTTAATAGAACGTATAACTTTTTTGCAATAAGATTAGTGGCCCAATGAAGTCAAAGAGCGACTTCACTGGTCGTCCCTCCAGCGCTGGTCGGGGCTGCCAAGGCGCCTGCGCTTTTCTTAGCTATAACAATTTCTTTATCCGGCCAACAAGTGGGATGACAATCAGACCAGCAATGACGACCTGCATGACGTTTCCTGGAATTGAGCCGAATGGCTGGATCCAGTTTCCGTATAGAACCACTTCCGTAAAGTAGTAGCCAACGATTTTAATGACAAGCGCAACGATAACTGCCAAAGAGTACACATACATTTTCTTGCCAGGCATTTTTTCAGCCATCAATCCAGCTACATAGCCCATCGTGCCGACGATAACGAAAGTGAACGGCGCCCACAATGCCCATCCCGAAATGATGTCGAACAAGCCCATTCCAAAGGCTCCTGCTATTGCACCTGTTTTCCTGCCGTAAACGAAAGCGGCAATAAACAAAGGGATGTTGCCCATATGGATCAGGCCTCCATTCCCCATGATCGGGAGCCTGATATTGATGAACATGGTTGCTACAACGGTCAATGCAATAAAAAGAGCATTGATGACTAAAACTTTTGTTT
This portion of the Mesobacillus sp. S13 genome encodes:
- a CDS encoding ECF transporter S component, translating into MNAAYSTTKETSKTKVLVINALFIALTVVATMFINIRLPIMGNGGLIHMGNIPLFIAAFVYGRKTGAIAGAFGMGLFDIISGWALWAPFTFVIVGTMGYVAGLMAEKMPGKKMYVYSLAVIVALVIKIVGYYFTEVVLYGNWIQPFGSIPGNVMQVVIAGLIVIPLVGRIKKLL
- a CDS encoding FG-GAP repeat domain-containing protein, whose product is MQNHYHYSNNRNSTVVAFARGDVNGDKIPDAVYVTGMKESDVSIIKNLTLVIQDGATGNLTQVPLNENMGYHPTLFLGDFTGDGVRDILITIATGGSGGTTYNYVYTFVHNNLRLLFDSDVYNQMYQYGVTYKDDYKVEVFSSLNNTKYLIDLTLREPEYLNEIYDTNGKLKSAVNGWVDPISGLYPIDFDSNKIYELLAYQKISGRYHADSLGFIQNRLKWNGSRFVLDYQDLAIFGSQVE